One Anaerolineales bacterium DNA segment encodes these proteins:
- a CDS encoding polysaccharide deacetylase family protein, translating to MKRIIFPSMLMIVSAISCSPNTPSVSSAPTESPPADTPAPTFTAAVSLTPTVPPIVKSALSGLPYPEAEGVSRPDGLPGTLIVLDWAGFEAALSYTFDDGQPSQVDHYDELAAQGVPMTFYICEGWSGTSADFVAVWSRAAAEGNEIGNHTANHSHSTLADTGTGKGPLASQDLEISQNADYITNTISHQPVWSFAAPYGDRGWAWYAAQYYFVNRGVSYGMIAPGDNTDPLNLPVFMAVGGESEKALNLEIDTARSGGNWLIFLFHTLLPTSQEWYAGVEVENVAASMYHARAAQDVWIDVLYKVAAYWMGQKILMQTEPAYTGGDYVWSWTLPPHFPTGMYLRVTVSGGTVSQDGSILPWDPHGFYEIALDAGSLTVSD from the coding sequence ATGAAAAGAATAATTTTTCCGTCCATGCTGATGATTGTGTCGGCAATCTCCTGTTCCCCCAACACCCCCTCGGTTTCTTCGGCGCCGACGGAATCCCCTCCGGCGGATACGCCCGCGCCGACGTTCACGGCCGCCGTTTCCTTAACCCCGACGGTGCCGCCGATCGTAAAAAGCGCCCTCTCGGGATTGCCGTACCCGGAGGCGGAAGGCGTCTCCCGGCCGGATGGGCTGCCGGGAACATTGATTGTCCTCGATTGGGCGGGATTCGAAGCGGCGCTGAGCTACACGTTCGACGATGGTCAACCATCCCAAGTGGATCATTATGACGAACTTGCGGCTCAGGGGGTTCCGATGACCTTCTATATCTGCGAAGGATGGAGTGGAACTTCGGCCGACTTCGTCGCGGTATGGTCCCGGGCCGCCGCCGAAGGGAATGAGATCGGGAATCATACGGCCAACCACTCTCACTCCACCCTGGCCGATACCGGCACGGGCAAAGGTCCGCTCGCTTCGCAGGACCTCGAGATCAGCCAGAACGCCGACTACATCACGAATACGATCTCCCACCAGCCGGTATGGAGCTTCGCCGCGCCTTACGGCGACCGGGGCTGGGCCTGGTATGCGGCCCAATATTACTTCGTGAACCGGGGGGTTTCCTACGGGATGATTGCGCCCGGAGACAACACCGACCCTTTGAACCTTCCGGTGTTTATGGCGGTCGGGGGCGAATCGGAGAAGGCTTTGAACCTGGAGATCGACACAGCGCGGTCCGGAGGAAATTGGCTGATCTTCCTGTTCCACACCCTGCTGCCGACCTCGCAGGAATGGTATGCGGGCGTCGAGGTGGAAAACGTTGCGGCGAGCATGTATCACGCGAGGGCCGCGCAGGATGTCTGGATCGACGTTTTGTATAAAGTCGCCGCCTATTGGATGGGCCAGAAGATCCTCATGCAAACCGAGCCCGCGTATACGGGAGGCGACTATGTTTGGAGCTGGACTCTTCCTCCGCATTTCCCGACCGGCATGTATCTGCGTGTGACGGTAAGCGGGGGCACGGTTTCGCAGGACGGATCAATCCTGCCCTGGGATCCGCACGGCTTCTACGAGATCGCCCTGGATGCCGGTTCGCTGACGGTTTCCGATTAA